A region of Micromonospora olivasterospora DNA encodes the following proteins:
- a CDS encoding IS1182 family transposase, producing MVLPMSMRSRPLAQVPEQTMLVARAAFPKGSLAMSVRDQLGEVFADERFAAAFGVRGAPATSPGVLALVTALQYAEGLTDRQAAQMVVRAIDWKYCLGLELTDTGFDYSVLSKFRARLVEHGLERAAFDLLLQVLKDKGLIGAGGKARTDSTHVISAVRDLNRLELAGETVRAAVEVLAVAAAGWLATVIDIPEWNQRYGARVDSWRLPTSRTKRDRLAQVYGADAVRLLEAVWSPSAPAWLVELPAIETLRRMLVQNYQISADTRGRQVIKMRQADDDGLPPARHRITSPYDLDTRWAAKGEDLFWNGYKVHLTETCHADDDPPGAGTPAPPNLIINVATTGSTVPDVKATTPIHAALAASGLLPARHYLDAGYPCAETINTAADTYGVTMVTPASRDTSAQARAGTGFAKDAFTIDWATRQVTCPQGNTSGNWNPVSQHGTDAIVITFPTGACHPCPARTQCTASKRGRRHLTLRPQELHEALARNRADQARKTWQDDYALRAGVESTIHQAIAITGIRHARYRGLPKTRLQHAFSAIALNLTRIDAWWNDQPLDRTRTSHLARLDYTLAA from the coding sequence ATGGTTTTGCCGATGTCGATGCGGTCGCGCCCGTTGGCGCAAGTTCCGGAGCAGACGATGCTGGTGGCCAGGGCGGCGTTTCCCAAGGGCAGTCTGGCGATGAGTGTGCGTGACCAGTTGGGTGAGGTGTTCGCTGATGAGCGGTTCGCGGCTGCTTTCGGGGTCCGGGGTGCGCCGGCGACCTCGCCGGGGGTCCTGGCTCTAGTGACGGCGTTGCAGTACGCCGAAGGGTTGACTGACCGGCAGGCGGCGCAGATGGTGGTCCGGGCCATCGACTGGAAGTACTGCCTGGGGCTGGAGCTGACCGATACCGGGTTCGACTACAGCGTGTTGAGCAAGTTCCGGGCCCGCCTCGTCGAGCACGGTCTGGAACGCGCCGCGTTCGACCTGCTCCTTCAGGTGTTGAAGGACAAGGGCCTGATCGGCGCCGGTGGCAAGGCCCGCACCGATTCCACCCACGTGATCTCAGCGGTGCGTGACCTCAACCGCCTCGAGTTGGCCGGGGAGACGGTCCGCGCCGCGGTGGAGGTCCTGGCCGTGGCCGCTGCGGGGTGGCTGGCCACGGTGATCGACATCCCCGAGTGGAACCAGCGATACGGCGCCCGCGTCGACTCCTGGCGGCTGCCGACCTCGCGGACCAAACGAGACCGGCTGGCGCAGGTTTACGGCGCCGACGCGGTGCGGCTGCTGGAAGCGGTCTGGTCGCCATCGGCCCCGGCGTGGCTGGTCGAGCTACCCGCGATCGAGACGCTACGCCGGATGCTGGTCCAGAACTACCAGATCAGCGCCGACACCCGCGGACGGCAGGTGATCAAGATGCGGCAGGCCGACGACGACGGTCTGCCGCCGGCCAGACACCGGATCACCTCCCCCTATGACCTCGACACCCGGTGGGCAGCCAAAGGCGAGGACCTGTTCTGGAACGGCTACAAGGTCCACCTCACCGAGACCTGCCACGCCGATGACGACCCGCCCGGCGCCGGCACCCCGGCTCCACCGAACCTGATCATCAACGTGGCGACCACCGGCTCGACCGTGCCCGATGTGAAGGCGACCACCCCCATCCACGCCGCCCTGGCCGCCTCGGGCCTGCTACCGGCCCGGCATTACCTCGACGCCGGCTACCCTTGCGCCGAGACGATCAACACCGCGGCCGACACGTACGGCGTCACGATGGTCACCCCCGCCTCCCGTGACACGTCCGCGCAGGCCAGGGCCGGTACCGGGTTCGCCAAGGACGCCTTCACCATCGACTGGGCCACCCGGCAGGTCACCTGCCCGCAAGGCAACACCAGCGGCAACTGGAACCCCGTCAGCCAGCACGGCACCGACGCAATCGTGATCACATTCCCCACCGGCGCCTGCCACCCCTGCCCAGCCCGAACCCAGTGCACCGCCTCCAAACGCGGCCGGCGTCACCTGACCCTGCGCCCCCAAGAGCTGCACGAAGCCCTGGCCCGTAACCGCGCCGACCAAGCCCGCAAGACCTGGCAGGACGACTACGCCCTGCGCGCCGGCGTGGAAAGCACCATCCACCAAGCCATCGCGATCACCGGCATCCGCCACGCCCGCTACCGCGGCCTACCGAAAACCCGTCTCCAACACGCATTCTCCGCAATAGCCCTGAACCTGACCAGGATCGATGCCTGGTGGAACGACCAGCCCCTCGACCGAACCAGAACAAGCCACCTCGCCCGCCTCGACTACACCCTCGCCGCCTGA